The nucleotide window TACCGGATACCTGTTTTATGTATGGGACTCATTTTCAGCCAATATGGGAATCATCCCGGAAGAGATGCCTGTTGAATTCTCCGAGGTGGAGTTTCTACGTGCAACTACTCTTACTGGAGATCAGCAAGTATTGTTGACGGTAGATTTGAACGACGTTACGGGAAACTTTGAAGTACGCGAAGGTTCCGCCCTGGTGGTAACAGGACGCATTCAGCCTCTTAAGAACTACACACCAGCAAAGATGCAAAAGACCAATACCAACGCAATTGTTTTGCCAACAAAAGATTTCTACAAGGAGCTTCGCCTTCGAGGATATCACTATGGAGGCTTATTCAAGTCCGTCGTCGAAGCCGCCCAAGATGGTTCTCGGGCAAGGATCGAATGGAAACAGAACTGGACGGCCCTGCTGGATTGTATACTACAAGTGGCCATCATTGCCGTCGACTCTCGATCGTTGGTAATTCCCACCCGTATCGATTCTATCAAAATCGACCCTATACAACAAAAGGCTGCCGATCAAACTAGTGACAATGCAGTGCCCACGTATAACGTAACATTCGACCCAGATCTGAATCTGTTGCAATGTGGTGCAATCGAGATACGGGGACTCAATGCAAGCACCATCGCTCGTCGCCTTCCGCCCGGAGTACCAGTTCTTGAGAGCTACAagtttgttccattttatcCTCAACATACTCTTCAACCAACCGATGCAGCATCTGTAATCATCCAAACTATTCTCGAAAATCAGCCTACACTGCTTTTTACGGTCACGGAGGTCCACTCACCATCACGACCGCCGATACTCTCACTTTTCGGAGATGCCATAGGAGACCTCCCGTTGATCAAAGCTCAACTCACTCTACTATCCAACAAAAAACCTGAGCCAATACCAAACGTTACCATCTCGGAGGACAAGCTCATGAAGCAACGAAACGTGCTGCTACTGATTTGCGAAAATCTGTTTGCAGATGACGAATTCATATCGGATGCCATCAACTGTCTTTCGGATCAAGGTTTCATTCTTCTGCGTGAAACTCCAAAGTACGAAATCAAAAATTGCCATCGCCGCTTGCAGCTAGTGAGCACGCTAACGGTGGCAGGTGAAATATTCCTGCTACTGAAGCAGAAGCGATCAGCCCTGAACACTTCAGTCGATGCACACGTTATCAAAGTCTCCACAAATGACCCGAACCACCGTTGGTTAGTGGAACTCAAGCAACACATCAAAACTAATCCAATAATTCTCTACACTCAGGACGATAATTTGTCTGGAATTATAGGTCTTGTTAACTGCATCCGCAAGGAACCCAATGGGCAAAACGTCTCCTGCTTTTTCATCGATGATCCTACGGTGCCTTCCTTCGATCCTACTGTTGAGTTCTACAAAGAGCAAATTGACCTCGGCCTCGCCATCAACGTATATCGCAATGGACAATGGGGTTCTTATCGCCATTTCAAACTGTCTGAGGACATACAACCTCTACCAACGGTTAAGCACTGTTTTGCTAACTGCGTCAAGCCTGGAGATCTCTCGTCCTTCGCATGGATGATCGGTCCGCTTAGCGAACGTCCAGCTTCGAGCCCATTAGTGAAGGTGGTATACAGTTCTATTAACTTCAAGGATGTTATGCTTGCAACGGGACGCCTCTCGATTGAAACATTTAGCACCAACCGGTTAGATCAAGAATGCGTTTTGGGTTTCGAGTACTCTGGAGTCACCACTACAGGAAAGCGAGTCATGGGAATCATTCCAGCAGGCTCAATGGCAACATTAATTGAAGCTGACTCTCTGTTCACGCTGGAAGTACCCGAAGAAATTACCTTAGAACAGGCTGCCACCATTCCAACAGTTTACGCTACGGTATACACTGCTTTCTTTATCTGCTCGCAAATCCGGAAAGGAAACTCCATTCTCATCCACGCTGGAACCGGAGGCATTGGAATAGCTGCCATTCGCGTGTGCTTAGCATACGGTCTGGAGGTGTTCACCACTGTGAGCACAAAAGAGAAACGGGAGTTTCTGTTGGGTTACTTCCCAGCCTTAAATCCAGACAACATCGGAAACTCCCGGGACATTACCTTCGAAAATCTCATCAAATTACGCACCAACGGTCGTGGCGTAGACTTCGTGCTAAACTCTCTCTCCGAGGAAAAGCTTCAGGCATCGGTACGCTGTCTGGCCAAAGGTGGACACTTTTTGGAAATCGGAAAGTACGACATGATGAAGGACTCCAAGCTGGCGATGTCGCTCTTCCAGAAAGGACTCTCTTTCTCGGCGGTGTTGGTTGATCTGATGTTTAGAGAAAAGCGAGAGCTGATGAAGCACTTACAGAAGCTTATTATGAATGACATGAAACGGGGAATCATTCAGCCGCTTCCCACGACCATCTTCCAAGCACATGAGATCGAACAAGCGTTCCGTTTCTTGGCTACCGCCAAGCACATAGGGAAAGTGGTGCTCAAGATTCGTGACAACGAGAACGATCtcacttccgttccgatttCGTACCTTCCTCGGATCTACTGTCACCCGGAACAAAGCATCGTTATTGCTGGAGGCCTTGGCGGGTTTGGCCTGGAGTTGGCTGATTGGTTAATCATTCGAGGATGCCGGAAACTGTTGCTCAGTTCAAGCAGAGGAGTGACGAAACCTTATCAGCAATATCGCATAAAGTAAGTCCTTTTTCACACTGTTTCCCTGTCAATAGTTGTCCAGAGATCCTGCACAAGTATTCTTTTCTTACCGCACAGCACCTGGAAGACTTACGGTGTGAAAGTGCACATTTCGACCGAAGACATTGCTACCGAACAAGGATGTCGTCGGTTGCTGCACCAAGCAATCGACTTGGGACCTATCGCGGGAATCTTCAACCTGGCCGTTCAACTCAGAGACGCCATCATCGAGAACCAATCGGTGGACAAATTTGCAGAGTGTCTTGCTCCCAAGGCGAATGCTACGCAGCATCTTGACGTCGTCAGTCGAGAGCTGTGCCCAATGCTCAAGCACTTTGTTGTTTTCTCTAgcgtttcgtgtggccgggGCAACGCTGGCCAATCCAACTACGGTAT belongs to Anopheles bellator unplaced genomic scaffold, idAnoBellAS_SP24_06.2 scaffold00528_ctg1, whole genome shotgun sequence and includes:
- the LOC131214321 gene encoding fatty acid synthase-like, with the protein product AADGYCRPFDKNASGYSRSEANAVILLQKAKDAKRIYAHVVNTKTNCDGYKLEGITFPSNKIQKQLLDELYSEVPYDPKDICYVEAHSTGTIVGDPEECDAIEKVFCPGRTEPLLVGSVKSNIGHSEAAAGICSITKCIIAMQNKLIPPNINYTEPRTDVPALLNGKLKVVDQPTPLEGPLVAVNSFGFGGANAHALLHNYPKEKIDGGCPSDGLPRLVLWTGRTEAAVDLFLEGLVGQRFDAEFFALTHNIQRKQILNMNSRGYAMLNGCPDGTARLLHKGTTVNISKKHVQVPLMLVFGDITASWQTYGESFDKIPQYAICVAECLQAIRECGFDAFDETKQQNDPVQQILWTFIVQVAVYRMLHSMDLIVDQYAGYSVGQITCAYLSGALSLHDALRVAYAQGYLIKAHRSDETLSLENVSANRLLSAKLAKVLKPLRLQTASTKWFNPCQLQSFEMYNPNLKAALYESLGADVDILEPLKGPTSSLQDSFGRFLLAIGEVFLKGYQINLLNLYPSVQFPVSQGTSMISSRLRWDHSDDWHVPNFRMTRMVDQATSEYTVSLAEQDYIAGHCIDGRILIPATGYLFYVWDSFSANMGIIPEEMPVEFSEVEFLRATTLTGDQQVLLTVDLNDVTGNFEVREGSALVVTGRIQPLKNYTPAKMQKTNTNAIVLPTKDFYKELRLRGYHYGGLFKSVVEAAQDGSRARIEWKQNWTALLDCILQVAIIAVDSRSLVIPTRIDSIKIDPIQQKAADQTSDNAVPTYNVTFDPDLNLLQCGAIEIRGLNASTIARRLPPGVPVLESYKFVPFYPQHTLQPTDAASVIIQTILENQPTLLFTVTEVHSPSRPPILSLFGDAIGDLPLIKAQLTLLSNKKPEPIPNVTISEDKLMKQRNVLLLICENLFADDEFISDAINCLSDQGFILLRETPKYEIKNCHRRLQLVSTLTVAGEIFLLLKQKRSALNTSVDAHVIKVSTNDPNHRWLVELKQHIKTNPIILYTQDDNLSGIIGLVNCIRKEPNGQNVSCFFIDDPTVPSFDPTVEFYKEQIDLGLAINVYRNGQWGSYRHFKLSEDIQPLPTVKHCFANCVKPGDLSSFAWMIGPLSERPASSPLVKVVYSSINFKDVMLATGRLSIETFSTNRLDQECVLGFEYSGVTTTGKRVMGIIPAGSMATLIEADSLFTLEVPEEITLEQAATIPTVYATVYTAFFICSQIRKGNSILIHAGTGGIGIAAIRVCLAYGLEVFTTVSTKEKREFLLGYFPALNPDNIGNSRDITFENLIKLRTNGRGVDFVLNSLSEEKLQASVRCLAKGGHFLEIGKYDMMKDSKLAMSLFQKGLSFSAVLVDLMFREKRELMKHLQKLIMNDMKRGIIQPLPTTIFQAHEIEQAFRFLATAKHIGKVVLKIRDNENDLTSVPISYLPRIYCHPEQSIVIAGGLGGFGLELADWLIIRGCRKLLLSSSRGVTKPYQQYRINTWKTYGVKVHISTEDIATEQGCRRLLHQAIDLGPIAGIFNLAVQLRDAIIENQSVDKFAECLAPKANATQHLDVVSRELCPMLKHFVVFSSVSCGRGNAGQSNYGMANSIMERIIERRVADGLPGKAIQWGAIGEVGIVADMQEDKIDMEIGGTLQQRLSSCIQVLDQLLSSNEPIVASMVVAEKRSSSGGAKNIIEAVMNIMNIRDMKSVSVESTLADIGMDSLMAVEIRQVLERDFDIILTPQDLRTLTFSKLQKLADAKAENEAQESVAKQLQLEDLLASFGDEAASHHTVLRLPSRSNDLEYDLAVLIIPGIESVCSPAWTKIASEINAPTFILQSFAKATDEQTIPGIVDSVFEEMFQTVFAKCKQFLVIGYSFGSLLALEIVKRLEAHSLQGKLMMVDGSPLYLQ